The following are encoded in a window of Chlorocebus sabaeus isolate Y175 chromosome 10, mChlSab1.0.hap1, whole genome shotgun sequence genomic DNA:
- the GCG gene encoding pro-glucagon — MKSIYFVAVLFVMLVQGSWQRSLQDTEEKSRSVSASQTDPLGDPDQMNEDKRHSQGTFTSDYSKYLDSRRAQDFVQWLMNTKRNRNNIAKRHDEFERHAEGTFTSDVSSYLEGQAAKEFIAWLVKGRGRRDFPEEVAIVEELGRRHADGSFSDEMNTVLDNLATRDFINWLIQTKITDRK; from the exons ATGAAAAGCATTTACTTTGTGGCTGTATTGTTTGTAATGCTGGTACAAGGCAGCTGGCAACGTTCCCTTCAAGACACAGAGGAGAAATCCAG ATCAGTCTCAGCTTCCCAGACAGACCCACTCGGTGATCCTGATCAGATGAATGAGGACAAGCGCCATTCACAGGGCACGTTCACCAGTGACTACAGCAAGTATCTGGACTCCAGGCGTGCCCAAGATTTTGTGCAGTGGTTGATGAATACCAAGAGGAACAG GAATAACATTGCCAAACGTCACGATGAATTTGAGAGACATGCTGAAGGGACCTTTACCAGTGATGTAAGTTcttatttggaaggccaagctGCCAAGGAATTCATTGCTTGGCTGGTGAAAGGCCGAGGAAGGCGAGA TTTCCCAGAAGAGGTCGCCATTGTTGAAGAACTTGGCCGCAGACATGCTGATGGTTCTTTCTCTGATGAGATGAACACGGTTCTTGATAATCTTGCCACCAGGGACTTTATAAACTGGTTGATTCAGACCAAAATCACTGACAG GAAATAA